Proteins co-encoded in one Bremerella sp. TYQ1 genomic window:
- a CDS encoding HEAT repeat domain-containing protein, which translates to MRTFTMASLLLGMAWMCTPASATELEDAQADFERLAGELNVLQLSDVLYDRFENSHGLPPETKELHHRVLEKVTNGSYSQETLQTLLKDPNAKVRTLAAVALFDMEDPAVLPTLVELVDDDAATFEYVQPWASAAFEPQNFNPPTNQQTVGDVVNKMVRFYMSPSGFHYGVVHKTEPGFAEYWEARRSRESCAAWFGVQLARASQSRFPMRPDRIPHVREIRQRIEQLPPDEQAWVFLWLSEQPGRKWLVSDEELLDACRSLGPDKMLRMLQHEIPSDDPDLQSRKRNNSSYHHMQIYVLKHAEQLLRPTDADALLQCEQWERDYQKHNVSDPLLSPWWAIAAAQLQPDKAAEILHAAMARFQRKYDTPHQALLGIALWQLCGDSEKDYFVQWFYNVKPERANLWHTRGRFIEEVGKRRNGREILAPIIQDKRFDQLSWQSLKSLIGAVNASSETPLVSYEELRKAYHPLGKDHYYWEKERARKEYPEETATFEGHLKDWRERLRNWAE; encoded by the coding sequence ATGCGGACGTTCACCATGGCGAGTCTCTTGCTTGGGATGGCATGGATGTGCACCCCGGCATCGGCTACCGAGTTGGAAGACGCCCAGGCCGATTTCGAGCGGCTTGCCGGCGAGTTGAATGTTCTGCAACTGTCAGATGTGCTTTACGATCGCTTCGAGAACAGTCATGGGTTGCCACCCGAAACGAAAGAGTTGCATCATCGCGTGCTGGAAAAAGTGACCAATGGCAGCTATTCGCAAGAGACGCTCCAGACGCTTTTGAAAGATCCGAATGCCAAAGTTCGCACGTTGGCGGCGGTCGCCCTGTTCGACATGGAAGATCCCGCGGTGCTGCCAACATTGGTCGAGCTCGTCGACGACGATGCCGCGACGTTCGAGTACGTTCAGCCGTGGGCCTCGGCTGCATTCGAACCACAGAATTTCAACCCACCGACCAACCAGCAGACGGTCGGGGATGTCGTCAACAAGATGGTTCGTTTTTACATGTCGCCCTCTGGTTTTCACTATGGGGTGGTTCACAAAACCGAGCCTGGGTTTGCTGAGTATTGGGAGGCTCGTCGTAGTCGCGAGTCTTGTGCCGCATGGTTTGGTGTGCAGCTCGCGCGTGCCAGTCAAAGTCGGTTCCCGATGCGTCCGGATCGGATTCCCCATGTTCGCGAGATTCGACAACGGATAGAACAGCTTCCGCCTGACGAACAGGCCTGGGTTTTCTTATGGCTCAGCGAGCAGCCGGGAAGGAAGTGGCTGGTCTCCGACGAGGAATTGCTCGACGCATGTCGGTCGCTGGGGCCTGACAAAATGCTGCGGATGTTGCAGCACGAGATACCTTCGGACGACCCCGACCTACAGTCACGCAAGCGAAACAATTCGTCGTACCATCACATGCAAATCTATGTGCTCAAGCACGCCGAACAACTGCTGCGCCCCACCGATGCCGACGCGTTGTTGCAGTGCGAACAATGGGAACGCGACTACCAGAAGCACAACGTTTCCGACCCGCTGTTGAGCCCATGGTGGGCTATCGCCGCAGCCCAGTTGCAGCCTGATAAAGCAGCGGAGATTCTCCACGCGGCCATGGCACGTTTTCAGAGGAAGTACGATACGCCTCATCAGGCCCTGCTTGGAATTGCCCTGTGGCAGCTTTGCGGCGACTCCGAAAAGGATTACTTCGTCCAGTGGTTCTATAACGTCAAGCCGGAGCGAGCGAACCTTTGGCATACCCGCGGTCGCTTCATCGAAGAGGTGGGCAAACGACGCAACGGCCGCGAGATTCTCGCGCCAATTATCCAGGACAAACGGTTCGACCAACTCAGCTGGCAGTCGCTCAAAAGTTTGATCGGCGCGGTGAATGCCTCGTCGGAGACGCCGTTGGTTTCCTATGAAGAGTTACGGAAAGCGTACCATCC
- a CDS encoding chemotaxis protein CheX: MSTVVDNNAGLAGTNSVLAEAVVHSVENALTMCGTSARCVGVARVPLRENGLVTGIIGVHGRVSGFITVNMSEMMAIGVVEGLLQEEFGKLTSQVVDGAGEVTNMICGGIKSQLSKTSFSFQGITVPSIIVGEGYQMAFARGLEFVSATFEHDNPEAVMLDDRLLAVSMCFLKL, translated from the coding sequence ATGTCGACCGTTGTTGATAACAATGCCGGGCTTGCCGGAACAAACTCGGTTCTCGCGGAAGCTGTCGTTCATTCGGTCGAGAATGCACTGACGATGTGCGGAACGTCCGCACGCTGCGTGGGTGTGGCTCGTGTTCCCCTTCGCGAAAACGGCCTCGTGACCGGCATCATCGGTGTGCACGGCCGCGTCTCTGGGTTCATCACTGTCAACATGTCCGAGATGATGGCGATCGGCGTCGTCGAAGGTCTCTTGCAGGAAGAGTTCGGCAAGCTGACCAGCCAAGTGGTCGACGGTGCCGGCGAAGTCACCAACATGATCTGCGGCGGCATCAAGTCGCAACTGTCGAAGACCAGCTTCTCGTTCCAGGGGATCACCGTGCCGTCGATCATCGTCGGCGAAGGTTACCAAATGGCATTCGCACGCGGATTGGAATTTGTCAGTGCCACGTTCGAGCACGACAACCCCGAAGCAGTCATGCTCGACGACCGCCTTCTCGCGGTCAGCATGTGCTTCCTGAAGCTGTAA